The following are encoded in a window of Sporocytophaga myxococcoides DSM 11118 genomic DNA:
- a CDS encoding glycosyltransferase family 9 protein, whose protein sequence is MIHIYRANAFGDVLWAEPVVRYLVSKNQYVNVITNYPEVFQNYPSPYLLLNKPIPKWKKNLLKALPFLGFSKRIIKLDMAYEKTPKIHVLKAYFKAADIKNESLSLPKIYLSEEEKKRLIPEKYVVLHIDKNPLNHRNIYGVNWKEVVKYIQGLGLKVIQISKNGDELYGEWYKTRDMREVMSLVYNASLFVGLDSGPSHIAGCFQIPSAIFFGSVNPEFRHLDNKNKIFLQQPCEYAGCYHEVISSRGKDCRLVGAEGIPKCSLHTTEHVLSALKQLSSQIEL, encoded by the coding sequence ATGATTCATATTTACAGGGCTAATGCATTCGGTGATGTTTTATGGGCAGAGCCTGTAGTCCGTTATCTCGTTTCAAAGAATCAATATGTGAATGTCATTACCAACTATCCTGAGGTTTTTCAGAACTATCCGAGCCCATATCTTCTCTTAAACAAACCTATTCCAAAATGGAAAAAGAATTTATTGAAGGCATTGCCTTTTCTAGGGTTTTCAAAGAGGATAATTAAGCTGGATATGGCATATGAAAAGACTCCTAAGATCCATGTTTTAAAAGCCTACTTTAAGGCTGCAGATATTAAAAATGAATCTTTATCTCTTCCAAAAATATATTTGTCTGAAGAAGAAAAGAAAAGATTAATTCCTGAAAAATATGTAGTACTTCACATCGACAAAAATCCTTTAAACCATAGAAATATCTATGGTGTGAATTGGAAAGAAGTTGTTAAATATATTCAAGGATTAGGGTTGAAAGTAATTCAGATATCCAAAAATGGAGATGAGCTTTATGGGGAGTGGTACAAAACCCGTGATATGAGAGAGGTAATGTCACTTGTTTACAATGCATCATTATTTGTAGGATTGGATTCCGGACCAAGTCATATCGCAGGGTGTTTTCAAATACCATCAGCAATATTTTTTGGGTCAGTTAATCCTGAATTCAGACATCTGGATAATAAGAATAAAATATTTTTACAGCAACCGTGTGAATATGCGGGATGCTATCATGAAGTGATAAGTAGTCGTGGGAAAGATTGTCGTTTAGTTGGAGCCGAAGGTATTCCAAAATGTTCTCTTCATACTACTGAACATGTTTTAAGTGCATTAAAACAACTTTCTTCTCAGATCGAACTTTAA
- a CDS encoding M48 family metallopeptidase encodes MDSKSLLYIILGILSFDFILEQVLDYLNLKHQKNDLPEELKNLYTEEEFKKAQDYFTANAKFSFVSSTLSFLLIITVILTGTFGWLDKQLSLKFHNPTSLALVFFGILFLFSDIINIPFSLYKTFVIEEKFGFNKTAIKTYILDKLKGYLLGGLLGGLLIWLFIFMVTSIGPGFWLYFWIILSVVMLVINMFYTSIFVPLFNKLTPLESGELRNSIEEYSKTNNFSITNIFVIDGSKRSSKANAFFSGIGPKKKVVLYDTLINNHTKEELVAVLAHEIGHFKKKHIITGLILGIIQAGFMLFLLSYFIFNTNLSEALGADHLAIHINLIAFGILYTPISHITGLVMNIISRKNEYEADRFAAVTYSSIALQEALKKLSTKNLSNLTPHPAYVFMHYSHPPLLYRLRALKQVQ; translated from the coding sequence ATGGATTCTAAAAGTCTTTTATACATTATTCTGGGGATACTATCTTTTGATTTTATACTTGAACAGGTTCTTGATTATTTAAATCTCAAACATCAAAAAAACGATTTACCCGAAGAGTTAAAAAACTTATATACTGAAGAAGAATTTAAGAAGGCACAGGATTATTTTACTGCCAATGCCAAATTCAGTTTTGTATCAAGTACGTTGAGCTTTCTGCTTATTATCACTGTCATTCTCACCGGTACTTTTGGATGGCTGGACAAACAATTAAGTTTAAAATTTCATAATCCTACTTCTTTAGCATTAGTATTTTTTGGTATCCTCTTCCTGTTTTCTGACATTATCAATATTCCTTTTTCCTTGTATAAGACCTTTGTAATTGAAGAAAAATTCGGATTCAATAAAACAGCTATCAAGACATATATCCTGGATAAGTTAAAAGGTTATCTTCTTGGCGGGTTGCTAGGCGGTCTACTGATATGGCTTTTTATTTTTATGGTTACCAGTATAGGTCCTGGCTTTTGGCTTTACTTCTGGATCATCTTATCTGTGGTAATGCTTGTGATCAATATGTTTTATACCAGTATATTCGTTCCGCTATTCAACAAACTTACGCCACTTGAGAGCGGTGAACTAAGAAACTCAATTGAAGAGTATAGTAAGACTAACAATTTCTCTATAACAAATATCTTTGTTATAGATGGTTCGAAAAGATCTTCCAAAGCAAATGCATTCTTCTCTGGTATCGGACCAAAGAAAAAAGTGGTTCTTTATGACACTTTGATTAACAATCATACCAAAGAGGAGCTGGTTGCAGTCTTAGCGCATGAGATTGGTCATTTCAAGAAAAAACATATCATTACTGGACTAATCCTTGGTATTATACAAGCCGGATTCATGCTCTTTCTACTCTCCTATTTCATCTTTAATACAAATTTATCGGAAGCTCTGGGGGCGGATCATTTAGCAATTCACATCAATTTAATTGCTTTCGGAATTCTGTATACTCCCATATCTCACATTACTGGATTAGTGATGAATATTATTTCGAGAAAAAATGAATATGAAGCAGACCGTTTTGCTGCTGTTACATATAGTAGTATTGCACTTCAGGAAGCTCTAAAAAAACTATCTACAAAAAACCTCAGCAACCTGACTCCACATCCTGCATATGTATTTATGCATTATTCTCATCCACCGTTATTATACAGATTAAGAGCTTTAAAGCAAGTTCAATAA
- a CDS encoding SRPBCC family protein, translating to MKLARTILLSLLGFLLLIFIVALFFPKTYTVQRSLVIKQPAEKLYKEISDYNDFKEWNPWSETDSTTKKIVEGQPSHSGHKYSWEGQKTGKGYIIITETKSPTMVHSRLITTTPMESESEVDFTIEPVEGGTKVTWKNQGNLDYPFGRYFGFMVKDMLEKDFDKGLQNLKNYAEKH from the coding sequence ATGAAACTTGCCAGAACTATACTCCTTTCTTTACTGGGTTTTCTGCTTTTAATCTTTATCGTAGCATTATTTTTTCCTAAAACTTATACCGTTCAAAGGAGTCTCGTAATCAAGCAACCTGCTGAAAAGTTATACAAAGAGATTTCTGATTACAATGATTTTAAGGAATGGAATCCCTGGTCTGAGACAGATTCTACAACCAAGAAAATTGTAGAAGGACAGCCATCACATTCCGGTCATAAATATAGTTGGGAAGGACAGAAAACAGGTAAAGGCTATATTATTATTACTGAAACCAAAAGCCCAACAATGGTTCATTCAAGACTTATAACAACTACACCAATGGAGTCAGAATCTGAAGTTGATTTTACTATTGAGCCTGTTGAAGGCGGTACTAAAGTAACCTGGAAAAATCAAGGCAACCTGGACTATCCCTTTGGAAGATATTTTGGTTTTATGGTAAAGGATATGCTTGAAAAAGATTTTGATAAAGGTTTGCAGAATCTGAAGAATTATGCAGAGAAGCACTAA
- the rfaD gene encoding ADP-glyceromanno-heptose 6-epimerase — protein MMVVTGAAGFIGSCLISKLNAENFNYIVAVDDFSNEEKNKNLVGKKIQEKVHRDDFFNWLDKNYEHVEFIFHIGARTDTTEFNKEIFDKLNVEYSQKIWNACVNYQIPLVYASSAATYGLGELGYEDNEAVIPKLKPLNPYGDSKNDFDIWALNQPKKPFFWAGLKFFNVYGPNEYHKGRMASVIFHAFNQISASDKMKLFRSHNPEFKDGEQMRDFVYVKDVVDVIMFLMRDRKHSGIYNLGSGKARTFLDLTKNTFKAMGKKEDISFVDTPADIRDKYQYFTEAKMEKLKAAGYSKPFHTLEEGVNDYVKNYLINKIYY, from the coding sequence ATGATGGTTGTGACCGGAGCAGCAGGATTTATAGGTAGCTGCCTTATCAGTAAATTAAATGCTGAAAACTTCAATTATATTGTTGCTGTAGATGATTTCAGCAATGAAGAAAAAAATAAAAACCTGGTTGGAAAAAAGATACAGGAAAAAGTACACAGAGATGATTTTTTCAACTGGCTTGACAAAAACTATGAGCATGTTGAGTTCATCTTCCATATTGGTGCCAGAACTGACACTACCGAATTTAACAAAGAAATATTCGATAAACTTAATGTTGAATATTCGCAAAAAATATGGAATGCATGTGTTAACTATCAAATTCCGCTAGTATACGCATCTTCAGCTGCTACTTATGGACTTGGAGAACTTGGATATGAAGATAACGAAGCCGTAATTCCAAAACTTAAGCCATTAAATCCTTACGGTGATTCTAAGAATGATTTTGATATCTGGGCACTGAATCAACCTAAAAAACCCTTTTTCTGGGCAGGGCTTAAATTCTTCAATGTTTATGGCCCTAATGAATATCACAAAGGCAGAATGGCCAGTGTAATATTTCATGCCTTCAATCAGATAAGCGCCAGTGACAAGATGAAACTATTCAGATCCCACAATCCTGAATTTAAGGATGGTGAGCAAATGAGGGATTTTGTCTATGTAAAAGATGTTGTGGATGTTATCATGTTCCTGATGAGAGACAGAAAGCATTCCGGTATCTATAACCTTGGAAGCGGAAAGGCGAGAACATTTCTTGACTTAACCAAGAATACCTTTAAGGCAATGGGTAAAAAAGAAGATATCAGTTTTGTAGACACTCCGGCTGACATCCGTGACAAGTACCAGTATTTTACTGAAGCCAAAATGGAGAAGTTAAAGGCTGCGGGTTATTCCAAACCATTCCATACACTTGAAGAAGGTGTGAATGATTACGTAAAGAATTACCTTATCAACAAAATATATTATTAA